The window ATTTTGCTCTGCAGTGACTGCTCCAGGATACATCACTGTCACGTCACCTAAATGGCACCAGTCACCCCAGTTTGTAGCAGCTGCTGGGACTTGCTGACCGCAGCAGAGCCTGTCATTGTGAGATTAAGGAGGGATTAGCTCTGCGATCTCAGCCCTAACAGAAAGGTTAAAGACTTTGGGAGGAGGAAGTACGTGTGTGCGCGCACATGTGTCTTCCAAAACAACAGATGGTTTCAATAAAGTTGCTCCTGCTGCTAGGAAGTGGCACTTCTTGACATTAGCAGAGCCATATCTCATCAGGGTTCTTGTTTCTACCAGCCTGGCTCAGCACGGCCGAGCCCACGGTCCGGCATGGGGTAATCAGGGAAGCGCTCCGATATCTGCCCCATTAATTGccccctgccagcctgccctCTCTCCTGATGGAGCCCCCACTGTGCTCAGTGGGGCGGGATCGATCGCCTTTGAAGGGCAACTTTCCCTCATGATCTGCAATTCCCCCTGCTTAAACTGCAGCCAGAAGTGTCTTTTTACGGATTCTGCAAGAAATGTGTGATTTCTTGGAACCGCTAAACAAAAACCTCTCTGCTCCAATCAATGGATCGATGTATTAAATTATTGTGCAGCTAAATTAATGTGCCCCTCGGTGACAGAATTGCAGAAAATGAGCAGTGTTTTATGCATTAAAGACAACCTAGTaaaagattgtttttcaagGTTAGATTGTTCCACAGTGAATATCAAgatttttccaattaaaataTGAGGGGTTTTCAGAGCTGCATCAGCTCTATTGCTtctcacagtgtcacagtgcAAATTAACAGGTACAAATAACTTAAAAAAGAGGAAACAGTAATTGAGACATATTTGGGAGTTAGCAAGTaatactgttttgtttttttttttttttttactagttCACATTTAAATTTTACAGGTAAACAATTTTGCTGGAAATCACTGTGGGGttattttggtgggatttttgtttgcttgtttaaaCTCAAGAGTCATGAAAAATGCCACCATTCATAATGTTGTCAAGAAAAACTAAAgagcttctgcagctcttgGTTTTCTCTTTGCAGGCTACATGTGGGGATATATAGGAAGGCTGTGCCTTCCTTCACAATGCCCtcttttcagtggaaaaaacagaaaaaagggcaaagaaaaaaaaggaaaacaggatgCAGTGATCTCTTCCTACAACTTTAAAGTAAACATGATATCCAAAACAAAAATGGGAATATTGATGTGAATtaaaatttgttcttttttaaagcTGCAACCCTGGTTCacattttctttgaattttggTCCAgttgcatttcttatcttcatTTTGCTGACAGGAGAATATATGGGGAGTTTCCTACACACCAAATAATGTGTGgcaagagctgcctgctccaGAAGTGCCCTGTGCACCCTCCCTCGTGCAGCAGGAGCACTGGGCAGGTTCCTCCCAGGTGCCCCAAACCAGCCATTTCAGAGGTACAGTGTTCCCTCTGCCCCTGTGCTGAGGGCAACCAGATGAACCAGTTCTCTAATTAACTTGTTCTGCAGGTGCAATGACAAAGGAAAACCTTTTCAATAACTTCATTGTTTGCCCAAACTCTTTTTATGGATATCTTCTAAGTTCTCAAATATCTGAAAAAGTTTGTGTTTTGTTCACTTTCCCCtgaaattttttccttttcctcttttctctcttgGGGTCATGACAAAGACATTTTTATTCTGAAGGCAAGAATCCCAGAATACACAGTGCCAATTGTGAGTTTATAAAGAGTCCAATCTCTCTAATCACTTATAAAAGACAGACAGACTGTTTGTTCCTTATCAGTTgacataatttcatttttattttgaacatTTGGAATATCAAATGGGAAAATTTCACCACCACGTGTGTGTTTTCAAGCTCTATCTGCAGAAATGATAAATTAGGTGTGAAATTAAAGCACAAGTGAAAGCATCCTCGTCCTTCAATAGCAAGGACTTTGAATTCTTGCAAAATCCTAAATAAAATAGGTTTCAGTGCATTGCTGacaaaacaactaaaaaaaaaaaaagaaaaaagaaaaaaaaaacaaccaagaaTTATTAAAATACATACCAAAAACTATTATAAGATAAAAGGATATACATGAATATGTCTATTCCATGGTCTCCTGGAAAGCCAGAATTTatgaaatcaaattatttgATCAACAGCATGAAGAAATTTGTGGCAGCATCAAGCTAAGAACCCAATTTTTCACTTCTACATTCAAGTATGAGCCTGCATCACTCCACAGACAAAcaacaggagaaagaaaatgatgCAGCAGAAGGGAGATGGAATCCTTTAAGCATCTTGTGATTTCTGAAAAAACAGGCTCAAATATTTGTGTGCCAGGCAAATGCCATTTACATGAAGCTTTAACACGGTGTGTGACTGTCATGGATTTCAGAGCAGCTTGCACAGGCAACACATCTCATTGTGCCCTTCAGAGTTCCAGGGAACAGGATGCAGAACTGGGTGAAAAACCCAGAGTTCCATGGCAGTGCTCCATGGTGCTGCATCCTAGGAGTGCTGATGGATGTTtccagggaggggagagggtgaTGGAGTTATTCCACTTGAGAAAGGCTTCAGCCTCAGCAAAAGTGCTGCTCTTGATACCTCTTAAAGCACATCTAAACCTGTTTGCATGGCAATTTGCTTGCTTCACCAAAAACCATCCAAAGGTAAGATATTTCAAGAAAGGTTCACGCTCCAAAGAGCCAGTTCAGTGTGGGATTTGTATTAAAAAACATTCTACATTTGGATTCTGCATTTTAACAGTGATCCAGCCCGGCCCACGCGCCCACACTGAAGGAAATGAACTGTATCAGGCAATGTCATTTGCTAAAGGGTAGGAGCAGAGGAATTCTCCATCCCTCCGTTTCAGATTCCTAGGGACAATTTCACAGGCCGTGCTGTTGCTGAACGGGGAAATTGGAAAACTGCAGAATCGATTTGCAGACGTGAAgttctattttcttttacaCCTCCTTCATCAGAGTCTCCATCGCTGCTGCGTTGTGCAGCATTATCATCGGAGCAGCCTGGACACCCCTGATAATTGCTGAGGGAGGGGAAGGCTGTGCCTCGCAAGCAAAACTAAACCCAGTGGGGTGGCACTGCCTTGAAAGTCACCTGCTTTGGAGAAGTGCTCGTGTACTCAGGCTACTCATTTCTGGAGTTAATGggaatttaattaaaaaatattattcaaattggttttgtttttttttttttttatttaaatttttctgaaCAAAACTTCCCAGCTAAAAGCTGTGAAGCTGTATTAAATCTATTTTGCgtaaaaccaggaaaaatagACACAATTTCGCAATGCTTCCATTATTTAATTCTTCATTAATTGTGtttcacaaaggaaaaaacctcaaaacgTCTTCCACATCAAATTCCTGAAAATGACACAGGTCCAAAGAATGAGACCATGCAATGCTTCCATTCTTTAATTCTTCGTTAATTGTGTTTCACAAAGGAAAAACCTCAAAACCGCTTCCACAGCAAATTCCTGAGAATGACACAGGTCCCAAGAATGAGACCAGTAGCTAACTGCTTTAGAAAACTGGAAAACCTGGTGATTATCACCTCTGGGATGGAGAGAGAAATGTGATATTAAGGGTCAGGGGCAACAAAATGTTCACTTGTCCCTGTGGGACAGGTAGGGCTGATCTGGGCTGCCCACAGCGTGCTGGGGTTACCAACCCTGGAAAAAGTCACAATATTCCTGGTGTGACAATTTTTCAGACCAAGTAGCAGACTATTGGGCTCTATTAGGGGTTAATTCAGCCTGTGGGTCTCACATTCTGCCCCTCACCACTCCCCTGCAGCATTAGGGGCCTGGCCGGCATTTCTGCGCCCCTTTCTGCCGGCTCTCAGCGCCTCCGCTCCCCTCAGCGAGGGCttgccccaggagctcagcagaaGTGCAAGGATTGGGGGCGGAGGGGTAATTTATCCTCTGGAGAGGCCATTTCTGCCggtgtccctgctggggagggaaCAGGCCCCACACAGCCCGCCAGGCCCTGCCCCGGGGCCCAAAATGGCGGCtcgcccccggcgccgccgcctcgtTGCTACGCGACCGGCAGGGCCCGCCTCCCCTCCAGAACTACAACTCCCATGCATCCCGCTCCGGAGGGACTACAACTCCCGGCAGGCCCCGCGCGCCAAGTCCTGCCGGCCCGCACTACATTTCCCGGCAGGCAGCGGGGGCAGCGACCAATGGGCGCTGCCGATGCTGCGGGGTGCGCGGCCGGCGGTGAGCGGGGGAAGCGGCGCGGTGACATTTCCTGCCGGGCCGCCCCCGGAGCCGCTGCCCGAGCGGGGCCCAGGATGGCAGCGCTGGGAGGTCGGTGCGGGGCGCCGGGGCAGCGCCCGCTGCGAGAGGCGGGCTCCTGGCGAAGGGTACCCTGTGTGctgagggggtctggggggcgCTGAGGGGGCTCGGGCCTGCGCCGGGGGAGCGCCGTGTGAGGGGTGCCCGGGCGGGGAGGGGGCCCTGGGAGGGCAGCGCTGCTCGGCTGAGGGAGGTGATGGCgtgagggcacagggctggcgaggcggtgtgctgtgccaggctgctgtcCCGTGAGGGACCCCCCTGCTGCGGGAGGGGAGAGGCGAGTGGGCTCGGTGAAAGGCTTCTGTGAGAATGGGTGTgctctctccctcctctctgcccctTTGTGCTGCCTAAATTTTGTTGGAAGCACTCTGTTGCAGTCAGCAGCTTTACCTGATTTGCAGCTCTGGCCAcctaatgtttttcttttgagctctcctttgttgtttttgttgcgTAAATATTTTGGTGCTATTACGAAACAGATTTTTGTGCTTGAGCTCTTGCTCAATTTTCACTTTGGGATTTACTTCATTAGGCTTATCACATGTTATTTAGCAGCATGTGCTCTACTAAATATGTTTCCACGGTGATATATGAGCTCCTTCACACCTGAGAAGTTTCAAATTATAATTCTGTTTTAGTTGTAGAGAAAACATGTAATTATCTACAAATTTGTTTAAGTTAAGACTTATTGTAGGGCTGTTTCTTCATGAGCCTCTGCTCCAACCATTACTTGTGTAAGGCAGGAGGCAGTTCCTGTTTCAATGTGAAGTTAAATATTTACATACAGGCTTGTGTAATGGTGGGGTACTTTGGGGATTTATTTCATTCCTCTGTGTCCCTTTTCATTTTACAGGTCAATAAGTGTTGTGTTTCTTGACTGGATTTCCCCTTCCCCAGTTGTATGAACTATTTGTGTTGTTTTCCTTAATGGGTACAAACTTTATAGGGGTATAAACTTTGTAGTTGAATAGTAACTGACACGTACAGtgtgaaaaggaagaaaaggtctCTTTGAGGTCTCTTTATGTATTTACTCACCATTGACAGTGTTTGGCTTGCTGTTGAGGGATGGTGATGCTGAATATGGAATATCAGTTTGTGCTAATTCCTGGTTATGCATGGTTTTTTGGCTCAAGTGTATTGTTTTCTGGAGGcgttttgtttctgttgttattagtttttttttttttttttctgttaaagtTTTGATTTTCCTTTGTAGAACCAAGTCAGTTTTCACAAACGCTGAACGGAGTCCCTCCCTCAAGCCAAGTCTCCAGTGGAATGGACCCCTTCCATGCTTGTAGTATCCTGCAACAGCTGAAGACCATGTATGATGAAGGACAGCTGACAGATATTGTGGTGGAAGTGGATCATGGGAAAACATTCTCCTGTCACAGGAATGTTCTAGCTGCAATCAGTCCTTATTTCAGGTAAAACCATCCATTGTTCTAGTGGGGATCAAAGCAGATGGAATATTAGTATaggtatgatttttttttagattttcagTTAATGAAAGTAACTTCTGTGTGTTTATAGATAATATAGAGCACCTAGCAAGTAAAGATTGTTGTTCTCTTAAGGTCAATGAATTATCTGTGTCTGTTTCTCAAAGGAAAGTTTCATTGGAGACAATGTCACACAATTTTAAGCCAAGCAAAACTGCCCCCAGTACTGAGAGTATCAGAGATACAGTAAGAACATATTGAaactgtttgttttcctctcaaGTTACATATTTTCGCATGCTAGAGTATGCATATGAAATAACTTGTTGGAGGTTGAATGCAAAGACTTGGCTATGTCAAGACCTTTGCTTGTAAACTCAGTGAATTTTAACGTGGGGTTAGTGAGACACTGAAACAAAAGTGGAACTTGTTCCTTAATTAAGTGTAGAAATGATCTCAAATTTAGGTACCCCAACAGGAAACCTGTGATAAATGTGTTTGTGCTGCCAAACGCAGTGGGGCTGGCTGCACAGTAAATGTCACTTGAAGCCTGGAGCtggttgcagacacagtgctgGGTGTTTGCTTTGCAGATCGATGTTCACGAGCGGCCTTACCGAGAGCACGCAGAAGGAAGTGCGGATCGTCGGCGTCGAGGCCGAGTCCATGCATTTAGTGTTGAACTATGCATATACCTCCAGAGTAGTGCTGACCGAGGCCAACGTTCAAGCTTTGTTCACTGCAGCCAGTATCTTCCAGATCCCTTCCATACAAGACCAGTGTGCTAAATACATGATCAGTCATTTGGACCCGCAGAACTCCATTGGGGTGTTCATCTTTGCTGATCACTATGGTCATCAGGAACTCAAGGACAGGTCACAAGACTACATTCGCAAGAAGTTTCTGAGTGTCACCAAAGAGCAGGAGTTTCTTCAGTTGAGAAAAGACCAACTGATAAGTATCCTCAACAGTGATGACTTAAATGTAGATAAAGAAGAACATGTTTATGAGAGCATTATAAGGTGGTTTGAGCACGAACAAAATAAGAGAGAAGTGCACCTTCCAGAAATATTTGCCAAATGCATCCGTATGCCTCTGTTGGACGAGACATTTTTAGAGAAAATCCCTCCCGTGTTTGCACAGGCAATGGCCAAAAGCTGTGTACAAAagggacagcccagtgccaATGGCTACACACAACGGCTTGGAATGACCGCTTCCGAAATGATCATATGCTTCGATGCTGCCCACAAACACTCAGGAAAGAAGCAAACAGTGCCTTGTTTAGATTCGGTCACAGGGAGAGTGTTTAAACTATGCAAGCCACCAAATGACTTGAGGGAGGTGGGAATTCTGGTGTCTCCTGATAACGACATTTACATTGCGGGTGGGTACAGGCCCAGCAGCAGCGAGGTCTCCATCGACCACCGGGCCGAGAGTGATTTCTGGATGTACGATCACTCTGGCAATAGGTGGATTCCCAAGGCTCCTTTGCTGCGGGCCAGAATAGGCTGCAAGTTGGTTCACTGCTGTGGGAAGCTGTACGCCATCGGGGGGAGAGTTTATGAAGGAGATGGGCGGAACTCCCTCAAGTCTGTGGAGTGCTACGACAGCCGGGAGAACTGCTGGACAGCTGTGTGCCCCATGCCCGTGGCAATGGAGTTCCACAGCGCTGTGGAGTATAAGGATAACATCTATGTTTTACAGGGTAAGGTGGTTTGACTGCCTCTGTGGTGCTTTATTGGAAGTGGGGATTGTTCATTCTGACTGTCTCTGTTTTCTTAAGCAATTTGGAAAAACCCCTTGGGCAATGGGGTGGGAGGGAAGAGGGGGGGAACTGGGAAGAGGGAGGTTGCTGCTTGAATTCTCGTGCCCTGGGAATGTGTCACTGAGTTGTAGTGCTGAGTTATTGCAAAGTTGGCATTTTTGCTGGTATTCTGAGTCAACaatacagttttaaaattaactCTGAAAATTCTTTGTTAAATCTTTACCTGGATGAAATGCACCAACATTGCAGAAAAGATATTGTCCTGTGAAAAAGCACTTTGCATTTTACTTGGCTAAAGCTGAGAAGATTCCTGGTGTCTTTATTCTTGGTGACTTGTAAAAGTGATTAACGACTTCTAAGCCGTCacttcctgccctgccctgccctgctttcTGAAGTCATATGAGAAACTAGAAAGAGATAAAGCTCTCTCTTAGTTAACTCAGTTTCTTTGGTCAGTAATTACAGTACTGCTTTACATTCCGTGCACACTGAAAAGTGCTGAGGCTGGTCTGAGGCTGTGCTAAGAGGCCCACAAAGTGGgaagaaggagggagggggaggTGTCCCAGTTCTGTTTTGCTGAGGGCCACCTCTGTGAACACCTGCACAAGTTGGGGTCTCAGATCACACCAGCTCCTACTTGGGTCACTTCCATAAAAAGCTGGACCATGGGGAAGAAACAGGATAGAGAATACTGTAAGATCCTTATTATTTACCAGAAGAGGTTAACATTATTTCTTGACTTTGCATTCCTGGTCTTCCATGTGACTTGCAGTTTTCTTCTCCCATTGTTTCTGTATTCCACTCTTGTTGGTTGTGGCCTTAAATAGTTCTGTTGTGCTAAAAAGTTCTTTAAGTCTCTCTTGGCTCAGATGTCTGCTTTAGGTGTTTAGAAAGGAATGCTGAAGAATACTGAACTTAGTATTTGTTCTTTTAGTGTTTCTTAGAACTCATCAAAGGTGGATGATATTATAACCTATAGAATAACAGTGCACCTCATTCACAAATTTTAGCTGCacagattctgtgattcattgCTTTAAGTGACAAGTGACTGCTCAAACAAATAAGCTACTTCCTGTGCTAACCAGCAAATTCTGAAAAACAGTGTTATGGGTAGGTAGACAAAACCCTGATTGAGCTGTGCTGTAGTACAAAGAGGTGAGCTTTTAGTAATTTTGCTAGGGAAAACTCCTAAGTTAGAAGTAGTCAATAAGAATGGATGAGAGTGTGAAAATGCCTGTGGAATGCTAGGGTCAGTCACAGGAGATTGCACTGTGGAACAAAACTGAATAATCAAAATTAGTATTATCTGTAAGACTTAAACTCTCTTCCACCAATTTTATTGTCTCACTTCTGCATTCTTTGTTATACTTGAGGTGTTTGGTCACAACAGCTTGGTTAAAATTGTTAAGATAGCCTGGTGAAATCATGTTTGATTTGAATTCTGCTAGTATTTGGCAGAAGTAAGGCCCTTCTCCCACTGGACTTTAAAAAAGTCAAGGTGGCCTTTATCTGTGTTCTTTTCATGAAATGTACAGAGCACGAGTTTTTGGTGATCTGAACTTCCTTTATCTGCAGTCTgtagctgctgctctgtgctctgagcagcagaggTGTTTCATAACCTAACCACAAACCTAACCATGAATCAGTAGCTTCATGCAGGTTCTCACCTGGCCTCCTTTTAAACAAATCAGCCTAAATGTGTAACCCAGCCACCTGATACCAGTAGCTTCAAAATGTATGACAGAATTCAGGCTTTGAAAGCTGCTAAACCTGAGCAAATAATTGTGACACTCCCCATCTGCAGATGACACATTGTGAAGATgttaaagaataaaacaaacatAGTTCAGATATTTCAAGACTGGAATCTTGAAAGGTTTTGTCCCAGGTTAAAAGGCGTGGTTTGGAAGTAATGAAGGATACCTAGAAACAGtgtaaaatgtgtttctttctaGGATAGCTAGAAACTGtgtaaaatgtgtttctttctaGGATAGCTAGAAACTGtgtaaaatgtgtttctttctaGGATAGCTAGAAACTGtgtaaaatgtgtttctttttagGATACCTAGAAGCTGtgtaaaatgtgtttctttctaGGATATCTGGAAACTCTGTGAACTGTCTAATTTGTGTTTACACATATTTCTGTGTAAAATATGCTTCAAATTCTCTCTGCTTCAGCTGAAATAGAAACTCAGAGTAGGATTTAGTCATgctattaatatttttgtaaagcACTAAAAGGAAAGCAGTTGATGGTGCTGGGGTGTTTGTTTTGGGATCCGGGCTCTAGAAAATTCAGAGTGTTTCTGTCTGTGGAAGAACATACCTGGGTGCTCAATTACTGCAGAACTGTTGGTCGGGAAACAAAGCACGAGCTCTGTttcattttccctctcttttcagGGGAGTTCTTCCTTTGCTACGATCCTCAGAAGGATTACTGGGGATTTCTGACCCCAATGACTGTGCCTAGAATCCAAGGCTTGGCAACAGTGTACAACGACTCCATCTACTACATAGCTGGCACGTGTGGGAACCATCAGCGCATGTTCACCGTCGAGGCCTACGACATCGAGCAGAACAAGTGGACTCGAAAGAAAGACTTCCCCTGCGACCAGTCCATCAACCCATACATCAAACTGGTTCTCCTCaaaaacaaactccatctcTTTGTCAGAGCTACTCAAGTCACTGTTGAAGAACACGTTTTCAGAACCAGCAGGAAGAATTCACTCTACCAGTACGATGAGGTCACTGACCAGTGGCAGAAAGTCTACGAGACTCCAGACAGGCTCTGGGATTTAGGCCGGCATTTTGAATGTGTTGTTGCTAAATTGTATCCGCAGTGTCTTCAGAAAgttatttaaattctttttttttggttggttttggttttttttttttcagtaacagGCCTTAGTGATTTCAGTGGTAATTTGATGCTAGAGAAAACATgtcttaaaagaaaacaaagaaattctGTCAGTATTTATTGTAAGATGAAACAGACAGTTTTTTGTATATGGGGATGGGTGCTCTTTAAAGGTTGCAGTCCGGGGAGGGACTTGTTGGTTCAGTTTCATATTTACTGATATTTTCCTGGGAAATGAGAAGGAGGTTACAAAGTGCAATtatcagcattttttttctggtaaacaCTTAATCATGTCATactaaaggttttttttttgtggtaaaaGCAAATTAAGTGGAAGAGCCAGGATAACTATGCACTACAGTGAAAGAAAATCTAGCATTAATAGTTAAGGATGTCCAAGATGTGTTGAAGtgacttttcttctttttctctttttttttaatacggGTAAAATTTGAGGCAATATCACTaagttttgttgcttttttttttttaatttagattgAAAGTACGTAGAGAGGAATGATAGATCCTGATTCACAATGATCTCTTCTTTTTGTACTGTTTTTGAAGTCTGCTAAGATGTTTGTGATGTTGTTTGTGCACTGCAATTTGGGAGAAAAACTCAAGTCAGAATTGGATTGTGGAGTACCTTTGCCCCGGATGGAGGCCTGTTCATATTGTTGTACCAGTTCCTGTCTGTGGATTTTTGTTGAGATTGAGCTTAATGatagtggggaaaaaaccccaaaacctgtTTTTTGCCACATAGGTGTAGTGctgtaaaaactttttttttttttttctaacactgattaaaacctttttttttcaccccGTAAAGGGCTTTAACCCAAAAGTTGATGGTGCTAGTACATTTTTAATACTTGTTTGTCTGAACTGGGCCAGCCTTCTGCTACTGTTTAAGACAGCCTGTTATTTTCCATGGAGTGTGTGTCTGTCTTCAGGCCCTGTCCTGTCATCAGATTCTTTTCTAACATAACATTTTTACTGCAGTGGTGTTCTTGCACAGAATGGTGACAGGATATGGCCTTAATAATACtgattctcttttattttttctctttgtggaGTGTTCATTCTGTCTCCACTACAGTACAGTGCTATGTGCAGAGTTGGCATGTGCTCTGGTGATTTGGAAAAGTGTGGTTTAACTTTGcaagttgtttttcttttctctttgcagTCAAGCCCCCAActatcttttatttctttctgaccTATAATGTGAAAAATTGCACTACTGAGCTGTCAGCATTATCCGGTGTATTAAAGCAAAATTGACAATAAGCATCCATGGCTTACATGATCTTAGGGGAAATACAGAATAAGGAATATATTGCAACACTTGTCTTTATGTATTTAACatttaacttatttttaaaaaataaatacgtTTGAAGTTCAGCCTCTACTTCAGTAGTGAAAATTGGatttaaaagggaaaagaggaCTCCTAAAACTTGCATCAGCTGTAATTTACCAGGTTTCTTACAGCTCTGCTTTTTGCAGAGCTTTAACTTATCTTACtctttcctgttttttcctGTTGACCTAAGTAAACCAGTTAACTTGACATGGCACTGGCCATCACTGCCTGAAAGTGCTTACCATTATCTGGCTCAACAGCTGATATTTCAGTCAGCCAAATATTCAGCTCATTGTTATCCCCCTGGCATGGCTGAGGATTTGGATAATGTTTGTTTACTACGTGGTCTTCCTGTTCCCAAATGGAATCTTCCTAACACATGAAAATACTCGCCTGGTTCTATTTATTAATTCTTGCACAAAATGTTTGAGaggcagaaacaaacaaaaaactgtgaaatgaaaagcaaaataaatatgcCTCTTTGCATTACATACCTCATCTTCCAGAGATTCACCAAACTCTTCTTCCAATGCGAGCACctgcattttggtttttttcctgaatttggCAATTCTTGCTAAGACTGCATTTTCCAACAGTGTTGAGGTGTATCGTTTCTTTGTTTAGTTTTCCTCTGGATAGTTTTATCTGTATGCATAGCCAAGAATAAGGAGTTTTCTGAAAAGTACAACTAATTTAATGTTTAACTAATGATCCTTAGCCCTTGGCTAGCTCTCTTTGCGCTGTTGTAGGCCTCTAGCTGCAAGCTTTCTGAAGCACCCTCCCTAACAGTGTTGCATCTGTGTGTAAGACCATTTTTTTTGCAAAGTGTTATGTAactttttccttgtttctttgtttgtgtttctttttttttttttttttagcttggtTGACTATTTACAAgatttcttgctgctttttgaCAATCTATATTTATTTAGTAGAACAAATTTCAATATATTACTTGAAACTGAAATAGAATTGAGTTAGCAGTTGACTGGTCATGTGATGTATAGAAGTACAATATGCTGTGGTTAATTCTGCAGTAGGTTTGTTAATTTTGTTTATCTGCACTAAAGTACGAAGATCTCCATTCTGTTTAACCATTCAAACTGAGGGTGTGATCCAAGTCTGTCATGTGTTTGAAAGCTAAATCCTGGAAATTGCTGT of the Passer domesticus isolate bPasDom1 chromosome 9, bPasDom1.hap1, whole genome shotgun sequence genome contains:
- the KBTBD8 gene encoding kelch repeat and BTB domain-containing protein 8 isoform X1 translates to MAALGEPSQFSQTLNGVPPSSQVSSGMDPFHACSILQQLKTMYDEGQLTDIVVEVDHGKTFSCHRNVLAAISPYFRSMFTSGLTESTQKEVRIVGVEAESMHLVLNYAYTSRVVLTEANVQALFTAASIFQIPSIQDQCAKYMISHLDPQNSIGVFIFADHYGHQELKDRSQDYIRKKFLSVTKEQEFLQLRKDQLISILNSDDLNVDKEEHVYESIIRWFEHEQNKREVHLPEIFAKCIRMPLLDETFLEKIPPVFAQAMAKSCVQKGQPSANGYTQRLGMTASEMIICFDAAHKHSGKKQTVPCLDSVTGRVFKLCKPPNDLREVGILVSPDNDIYIAGGYRPSSSEVSIDHRAESDFWMYDHSGNRWIPKAPLLRARIGCKLVHCCGKLYAIGGRVYEGDGRNSLKSVECYDSRENCWTAVCPMPVAMEFHSAVEYKDNIYVLQGEFFLCYDPQKDYWGFLTPMTVPRIQGLATVYNDSIYYIAGTCGNHQRMFTVEAYDIEQNKWTRKKDFPCDQSINPYIKLVLLKNKLHLFVRATQVTVEEHVFRTSRKNSLYQYDEVTDQWQKVYETPDRLWDLGRHFECVVAKLYPQCLQKVI
- the KBTBD8 gene encoding kelch repeat and BTB domain-containing protein 8 isoform X2, with protein sequence MDPFHACSILQQLKTMYDEGQLTDIVVEVDHGKTFSCHRNVLAAISPYFRSMFTSGLTESTQKEVRIVGVEAESMHLVLNYAYTSRVVLTEANVQALFTAASIFQIPSIQDQCAKYMISHLDPQNSIGVFIFADHYGHQELKDRSQDYIRKKFLSVTKEQEFLQLRKDQLISILNSDDLNVDKEEHVYESIIRWFEHEQNKREVHLPEIFAKCIRMPLLDETFLEKIPPVFAQAMAKSCVQKGQPSANGYTQRLGMTASEMIICFDAAHKHSGKKQTVPCLDSVTGRVFKLCKPPNDLREVGILVSPDNDIYIAGGYRPSSSEVSIDHRAESDFWMYDHSGNRWIPKAPLLRARIGCKLVHCCGKLYAIGGRVYEGDGRNSLKSVECYDSRENCWTAVCPMPVAMEFHSAVEYKDNIYVLQGEFFLCYDPQKDYWGFLTPMTVPRIQGLATVYNDSIYYIAGTCGNHQRMFTVEAYDIEQNKWTRKKDFPCDQSINPYIKLVLLKNKLHLFVRATQVTVEEHVFRTSRKNSLYQYDEVTDQWQKVYETPDRLWDLGRHFECVVAKLYPQCLQKVI